A single region of the Streptomyces sp. NBC_00425 genome encodes:
- a CDS encoding SDR family oxidoreductase, which produces MSRVSLEGQVAVVTGAARGVGELLARKLSARGAKIALVGLEPDALKQVSERLHGDSDHWYADVTDHEAMARVAAEVKERFGKVDIVVANAGVAGGGPFADSDPQVWRRVVEVNLIGSAVTARAFLPLLQESRGYLLQIASLAAITPAPMMTAYCASKAGVEAYAHCLRAEVGHQGVRVGVGYLSWTDTDMVRGADQDEVMRELRQRLPWPANKTYPLGPAVDRIVAGIERRSAHVYGQGWLRGMQGVRGYLPGLIGTVGQREMRRFAPRLQGMRTGLVGAGGSADEETKATQRS; this is translated from the coding sequence ATGAGCAGGGTGAGCCTCGAGGGGCAGGTCGCCGTCGTCACGGGGGCCGCGCGCGGCGTGGGCGAGCTGCTGGCCCGCAAGCTCTCCGCGCGCGGCGCGAAGATCGCGCTGGTCGGTCTGGAGCCGGACGCGCTCAAGCAGGTCTCCGAGCGGCTGCACGGCGACAGCGACCACTGGTACGCCGACGTCACCGACCACGAGGCGATGGCCCGGGTCGCGGCGGAGGTGAAGGAGCGCTTCGGCAAGGTGGACATCGTGGTCGCCAACGCGGGCGTGGCGGGCGGCGGTCCGTTCGCCGACTCCGATCCGCAGGTCTGGCGCCGGGTCGTCGAGGTGAACCTGATCGGTTCCGCGGTCACCGCGCGCGCCTTCCTGCCGCTGCTGCAGGAGAGCCGCGGCTATCTCCTGCAGATCGCCTCGCTGGCCGCGATCACGCCGGCGCCGATGATGACCGCGTACTGCGCGTCCAAGGCGGGCGTGGAGGCGTACGCGCACTGTCTGCGCGCCGAAGTCGGCCACCAGGGCGTGCGGGTGGGCGTCGGCTATCTGTCGTGGACCGACACCGACATGGTGCGCGGGGCCGATCAGGACGAGGTGATGCGGGAGTTGCGGCAGCGGCTGCCCTGGCCGGCGAACAAGACGTACCCGCTCGGTCCGGCCGTCGACCGGATCGTGGCCGGCATCGAGCGGCGTTCGGCGCACGTGTACGGCCAGGGATGGCTGCGCGGCATGCAGGGCGTGCGCGGATATCTGCCGGGTCTGATCGGGACCGTAGGACAGCGTGAGATGCGGCGGTTCGCGCCCCGGCTGCAGGGGATGCGCACGGGGCTGGTGGGCGCGGGCGGGTCCGCCGACGAGGAGACGAAGGCTACGCAGCGTAGTTGA